Genomic window (Kosakonia sp. BYX6):
TCACCCCAGATAAAGCGCCCATGATCCGGGCGGATGTAGCCCTCAAAGCCATTGTCGTACAACGCCTTCATGACTTTGTGCATATCCAGCGAACCGTAGCGGGATAAATGCGCTGATTCGTAGAAATCTTTATCTTTAATCAGTTTGATATTACGCACGTGCGCAAAATGAATGCGCTTGCGCCGGGTGAATTCGGCGAGGATCTGATAAACGTCATTATCCGGATCTTCGGCAATCGAACCGGTACACAATGTAATTCCATTGGCTTCAGAATTTACTGCATTACAAATCCAGTCGAGATCGTCGCGGTTTTTAACAATGCGCGGTAAACCGAAAATAGAATACGGTGGATCATCCGGGTGAATTGCCATTTTAACACCGACTTCTTCACATACCGGAATAACACGCTCAAGGAAGTACACTAGGTTTTCCCGCAACTTCGCATCATCGACATCTTTATATTTGGCAAACAGTTCCTGCACTTTCGCCAGACGTTCTGGCTCCCAGCCTGGCAGGGCGAAGCCGTTGGAGTTTTCCAGCACTTCTTTTACGACTTCGTCGAGGGTTTTATCGATGCCTTTTTTCTCAAACGCCATCGTTAATGAACCATCCGGCAGAACGTAGTTCATGTCCGTTTTCATCCAGTCGAAGACCGGCATGAAGTTG
Coding sequences:
- the uxuA gene encoding mannonate dehydratase, with product MQMTMRWFGPVEDKIPLEHIRQVPGVEGVVGALYDVPVGDVWPKEKIRALADQVHNAGLTMEVIESVNIHDDIKIGLPSRDQLIANYQQTIRNLAEIGVKVICYNFMPVFDWMKTDMNYVLPDGSLTMAFEKKGIDKTLDEVVKEVLENSNGFALPGWEPERLAKVQELFAKYKDVDDAKLRENLVYFLERVIPVCEEVGVKMAIHPDDPPYSIFGLPRIVKNRDDLDWICNAVNSEANGITLCTGSIAEDPDNDVYQILAEFTRRKRIHFAHVRNIKLIKDKDFYESAHLSRYGSLDMHKVMKALYDNGFEGYIRPDHGRFIWGETGRPGYGLYDRALGVTYLHGLWEALEKQN